In the genome of Streptomyces fagopyri, the window TACGGTGCACGCTATCCGGCCCCGCACTCCCCACCTGAGCGGGACATACGGGGCCGGAGTCCTGAAACGGGCGGGTCAGGGTCCGTGGGATCCCTCCGCCTTCCCCTCCTCGCCCGCCGCGGCCTTCCGCTGCAGTCCGAGACGGCTGTGCGAGCGTCCGTACAGGAAGTAGACGAAGCAGCCGACCGCCATCCAGATCAGGAACCGCAGCCAGGTCTCCGTGGGCAGGTTCACCATCAGCCACAGCGAGGCGAGCACCGACAGCGCCGGGACCAGCGGCACCAGCGGGGTGCGGAAGGCGCGGTGCAGGTCGGGGCGGGTGTGGCGGAGGATGACGACGCCGGTCGCGACGACGACGAAGGCGAAGAGTGTGCCGATGTTGACCAGTTCGGCCAGTTCGCTCAGGCTCGTGAAGCCCGCGAGGATCGCGATGATCACGCCGAGCAGGATGGTCGGCCGGTGCGGGGTGCGGAACCTCGGGTGGACGTGGGAGAAGAACCGCGGCAGCAGTCCGTCGCGGCTCATCGCGAAGAAGACCCGGGTCTGGCCGAGGAGCAGGATCATGCAGACCGTGGTCAGCCCGACGGCGGCGCCGAAGCTGATCACGCCCGCGTACCAGGGGTGCCCGGTCGCCTTGAAGGCGTCGGCGAGCGGGGCGTCGATCGACAGCCGGGTGTACTTCTGCATGCCCGTGACGACGACCGACACGGCGACGTAGAGCGCGGTGCAGATGAACAGGGAGCCGAGGATGCCGCGCGGCATGTCCCGCTGCGGGTTCTTGGTCTCCTCGGCGGCGGTGGCCACGACGTCGAAGCCGATGAAGGCGAAGAAGACGACGGATGCGGCGGTGAAGATGCCCATCACACCGAAGTCGGTCGGCGTGTACCCGGACAGCAGCTGGATGAGGGGGGCCTGGAGACTGCTGCCCGCCTCCTGGGCTCGCGCCTCGGGGATGAAGGGCGCGTAGTTGTCGCCGACGATGAAGAAGGCGCCCGCGACGATCACGATCAGCACCACGGTGACCTTGATGGCGACGACGACCGTGGTGACCCGGGCGGACAGCTTCACGCCGATGACCAGGATGGCGGTGAGCACCAGCACCAGCGCGGCGGCGAGGACGTCGAACCCGAACCCGGTGGCCCCGTCGCGCCCGCCGAGGTAGTCGGGCAGATGCCAGCCCGCGTTGTCCAGGAGCGAGCGCACGTATCCGGACCAGCCGACCGCCACCACCGCCGTGCCGAGCGCGAACTCCAGCACCAGGTCCCAGCCGATGATCCAGGCGGGCAGTTCGCCGAGCGAGGCGTACGAGAAGGTGTACGCGGACCCCGCCACCGGGACCGTGGACGCGAACTCCGCGTAGCACAGCGCGGCCAGGCCGCAGACGACGCCCGCCACGACGAAGGCCAGCGACACCCCGGGGCCCGCGTTCTCCTTGGCGACCTTGCCGGTGAGGACGAAGATGCCGGTGCCGATGATGACACCGACGCCGAAGACGGTGAGGTCCAGGGCTGACAGCGACTTCCTGAGTGCGTGCTCCGGCTCCTCGGTGTCCAGGATCGACTGTTCGATCTTCTTGGTCCTGAAGAGG includes:
- a CDS encoding amino acid permease, with product MSSNLFRTKKIEQSILDTEEPEHALRKSLSALDLTVFGVGVIIGTGIFVLTGKVAKENAGPGVSLAFVVAGVVCGLAALCYAEFASTVPVAGSAYTFSYASLGELPAWIIGWDLVLEFALGTAVVAVGWSGYVRSLLDNAGWHLPDYLGGRDGATGFGFDVLAAALVLVLTAILVIGVKLSARVTTVVVAIKVTVVLIVIVAGAFFIVGDNYAPFIPEARAQEAGSSLQAPLIQLLSGYTPTDFGVMGIFTAASVVFFAFIGFDVVATAAEETKNPQRDMPRGILGSLFICTALYVAVSVVVTGMQKYTRLSIDAPLADAFKATGHPWYAGVISFGAAVGLTTVCMILLLGQTRVFFAMSRDGLLPRFFSHVHPRFRTPHRPTILLGVIIAILAGFTSLSELAELVNIGTLFAFVVVATGVVILRHTRPDLHRAFRTPLVPLVPALSVLASLWLMVNLPTETWLRFLIWMAVGCFVYFLYGRSHSRLGLQRKAAAGEEGKAEGSHGP